The following proteins come from a genomic window of Pseudomonas sp. Z8(2022):
- a CDS encoding tetratricopeptide repeat protein, with the protein MQTEDEQIAQIKEWWDRNGKPLLAGGVLALVAVFGWQGWQKYQINQAQGASVLYQQLLETALDPAGKPDAAKVAELAGKLDSEFGGSHYAQYGNLFVAKVAVEADRFDDAAAALQRVLDKPADATLGELARQRLARVLAAQDKTDDALKLLDAKVEDAFLASREELKGDLLVQLGRNDDAHAAYQKAKDALAEDAAVGGLQMKLDDLAKGDA; encoded by the coding sequence ATGCAGACCGAAGACGAACAGATCGCGCAAATCAAGGAATGGTGGGATCGCAACGGCAAGCCCTTGCTGGCCGGTGGCGTATTGGCGCTGGTGGCTGTATTCGGCTGGCAGGGCTGGCAGAAGTACCAGATCAATCAGGCGCAAGGCGCCTCGGTGCTTTATCAGCAGTTGCTGGAAACGGCACTGGATCCGGCTGGCAAGCCGGATGCTGCGAAAGTCGCCGAATTGGCCGGCAAGCTCGACAGCGAGTTTGGCGGCAGCCACTACGCCCAGTATGGCAACCTGTTCGTTGCCAAGGTCGCTGTCGAAGCCGATCGTTTCGATGATGCCGCTGCCGCGTTGCAGCGTGTACTCGACAAGCCGGCCGATGCCACGCTAGGCGAACTGGCGCGTCAGCGCCTGGCTCGCGTGCTGGCGGCGCAGGACAAGACCGACGATGCACTGAAACTGCTCGACGCCAAGGTCGAGGACGCCTTCCTCGCCAGTCGCGAGGAACTCAAGGGCGACCTGCTGGTGCAGCTGGGTCGCAATGACGACGCGCACGCCGCCTATCAGAAGGCCAAGGATGCGCTGGCCGAAGATGCCGCCGTTGGCGGTCTGCAGATGAAGCTGGACGACCTGGCAAAAGGGGATGCGTGA
- the bamB gene encoding outer membrane protein assembly factor BamB — translation MRDVMRWKNAALLALAVLAVGCSSNSKKELPPAELTKFDTEVELRTEWSRSVGDGQGETFNMLVPAIDGEVIYAADVEGLVMAMDRTSGKVIWRKKLDIPVSGAIGAGYGQVLLGTLKGEVIALDSSDGEEQWRSRVTSEVLAAPATNGDIVVVQTQDDRLIAFDASTGNQRWIVENTPAVLTLRGTGAPLATNRLVVAGLSSGKVIAVDAQRGLPVWEQRVAIPQGRSELERVVDIDGRLLLSGGTVYAVSYQGRVAAMDLESGRVLWQREASSSVGVAQGFGNVYVSHASGTVEGIDERSASALWTNDSMARRQLSGPAVFSSYVAVGDFEGYLHLLSQVDGRFVGRTRIDSAGLRAQPLVVGDWLYVYGNSGKLVALSIK, via the coding sequence ATGCGTGACGTGATGCGTTGGAAAAATGCAGCACTGCTGGCTCTGGCCGTTCTGGCCGTGGGTTGCAGCAGCAACAGCAAGAAGGAACTGCCACCCGCCGAGCTGACCAAGTTCGACACTGAAGTCGAGCTGCGCACCGAGTGGAGCCGCTCCGTTGGTGATGGCCAGGGCGAAACCTTCAACATGCTGGTTCCGGCCATCGACGGCGAGGTTATCTACGCTGCCGATGTAGAGGGCCTGGTAATGGCCATGGACCGCACCAGCGGCAAGGTCATCTGGCGCAAGAAGCTCGATATTCCGGTGTCCGGTGCCATCGGTGCCGGCTATGGCCAGGTTTTGCTGGGAACGCTCAAGGGCGAAGTGATCGCTCTGGATTCCAGTGACGGCGAAGAACAGTGGCGTTCGCGTGTGACCAGCGAAGTGCTGGCGGCGCCTGCGACTAACGGCGACATCGTCGTGGTGCAGACCCAGGATGATCGCCTGATCGCCTTCGACGCCAGCACCGGCAACCAGCGCTGGATTGTCGAGAACACTCCGGCCGTTCTGACTCTGCGTGGCACGGGGGCGCCGCTGGCGACCAACCGTCTGGTGGTCGCCGGTCTGTCCAGTGGCAAGGTGATCGCAGTCGACGCTCAGCGTGGCCTGCCGGTCTGGGAGCAGCGCGTTGCCATTCCGCAGGGCCGTTCCGAGCTGGAGCGCGTGGTGGATATCGACGGTCGCCTGCTGCTGTCCGGCGGCACAGTATACGCGGTCAGCTACCAGGGCCGGGTCGCGGCCATGGATCTGGAGTCCGGTCGCGTGCTGTGGCAGCGTGAGGCGTCCAGTTCGGTAGGGGTCGCTCAGGGTTTCGGCAACGTCTACGTCAGCCATGCCAGCGGTACCGTCGAAGGTATCGACGAGCGCAGCGCTTCGGCGCTGTGGACCAATGATTCGATGGCTCGTCGCCAGCTCTCTGGTCCGGCAGTGTTCTCCAGTTATGTCGCCGTGGGCGACTTCGAGGGCTATCTGCACCTGCTGAGCCAGGTCGATGGTCGCTTCGTCGGTCGCACCCGCATCGACAGTGCAGGCCTGCGTGCCCAGCCGCTGGTGGTGGGTGACTGGCTGTATGTCTACGGCAACAGCGGCAAGCTGGTGGCACTGTCCATCAAGTAA
- the der gene encoding ribosome biogenesis GTPase Der, protein MVPVIALVGRPNVGKSTLFNRLTRSRDAIVGDLSGLTRDRQYGEAKWQGRTYIVIDTGGISGDEEGIDAKMAEQSLQAIEEADAVLFLVDARAGMTASDQMIGEHLRRRNKQSFLVVNKVDNLDVDLARAEFSPMGMGEPLAIAGAHGRGITQMLEVVLGAFPKDAGEPEEGAEEEEVLEGQEAKRIPGPSEKDGIKLAIIGRPNVGKSTLVNRMLGEERVIVYDQAGTTRDSIYIPFERDDEKYTLIDTAGVRRRGKIFEAVEKFSVVKTLQAIQDSNVVVFVMDAREGVVDHDLNLLGFVLESGRALVIALNKWDGMDQGQKDYVKTELERRLFFVDFADIHFISALHGTGVGHLYKSVQASFKSAITRWPTSRLTQILEDAVSDHAPPLVNGRRIKLRYAHLGGANPPLIVIHGNQVDAVPRAYTRYLENTFRRVLKLVGTPIRIEYKGGENPYEGNKNKLTDRQVNKKRRLMSHHKKAEKKRKDKRK, encoded by the coding sequence ATGGTTCCCGTAATTGCCCTGGTGGGCCGGCCGAACGTCGGCAAGTCCACACTCTTCAACCGCCTGACCCGCAGTCGCGACGCCATCGTCGGCGACCTGTCCGGTCTGACCCGCGACCGCCAGTATGGCGAGGCGAAGTGGCAGGGGCGCACCTATATCGTGATCGACACCGGTGGTATTTCCGGTGACGAGGAAGGCATCGACGCGAAGATGGCCGAGCAGTCGCTGCAGGCCATTGAAGAGGCCGATGCCGTGCTGTTCCTGGTGGACGCGCGCGCCGGCATGACCGCTTCCGACCAGATGATCGGCGAGCACCTGCGGCGTCGTAACAAGCAGAGCTTCCTGGTGGTGAACAAGGTCGACAACCTCGACGTCGATCTGGCCCGCGCCGAGTTCAGCCCAATGGGCATGGGCGAGCCGCTGGCGATTGCCGGCGCCCACGGTCGTGGCATTACCCAGATGCTCGAAGTGGTTCTGGGTGCTTTTCCCAAGGATGCCGGCGAGCCGGAAGAGGGCGCCGAAGAGGAAGAGGTGCTCGAAGGCCAGGAGGCCAAGCGCATTCCCGGTCCGAGCGAGAAGGACGGCATCAAGCTGGCCATCATCGGTCGTCCCAACGTCGGCAAGTCCACGCTGGTCAACCGTATGCTCGGTGAAGAGCGGGTCATCGTCTATGACCAGGCCGGTACCACGCGCGACAGTATCTACATCCCGTTCGAGCGCGATGACGAGAAGTACACCCTGATCGACACCGCCGGCGTGCGCCGTCGCGGCAAGATTTTCGAGGCGGTGGAAAAGTTCTCGGTGGTCAAGACCCTGCAGGCCATCCAGGACTCCAACGTCGTGGTGTTCGTCATGGATGCCCGCGAGGGGGTGGTCGACCACGACCTCAACCTGCTCGGTTTCGTGCTGGAAAGCGGCCGTGCGCTGGTCATCGCCCTGAACAAGTGGGACGGCATGGACCAGGGCCAGAAGGACTACGTGAAGACCGAACTGGAGCGCCGGCTGTTCTTCGTCGACTTTGCCGATATCCACTTCATTTCCGCCCTGCATGGCACCGGCGTTGGGCATCTGTACAAGTCGGTGCAGGCCTCGTTCAAGTCGGCCATCACCCGCTGGCCCACCAGCCGCCTGACGCAGATTCTCGAAGATGCCGTCAGCGACCACGCGCCGCCTCTGGTCAACGGTCGCCGGATCAAGCTGCGCTATGCCCACCTGGGTGGTGCCAACCCGCCGCTGATCGTGATTCACGGCAACCAGGTCGACGCGGTGCCGCGTGCCTACACCCGTTACCTGGAAAACACCTTCCGCCGTGTGCTGAAGCTGGTGGGTACGCCGATCCGTATCGAGTACAAGGGCGGCGAGAACCCTTACGAGGGCAACAAGAACAAGCTCACAGACCGTCAGGTGAACAAGAAGCGCCGCCTGATGAGCCACCACAAGAAGGCCGAGAAGAAGCGCAAGGACAAGCGCAAGTAA
- a CDS encoding pyridoxal phosphate-dependent aminotransferase, translating into MLVSKLPNVGTTIFTRMSQLALDTGAINLSQGFPDFDGPQALRVAVARHVMEGRNQYSPMTGLPSLRQQVAAKIARVYGVQRDADSEITITPGATEAIFCAVQALIRAGDEAIVLDPCYDSYEPSVELAGGRCVHVPLALPDFAVDWQRLADAITPRTRLIFLNSPHNPSGALLTRADLDRLAELIRGRDIHVISDEVYEHLIYDGQRHASVLVHEELYQRAFVVSSFGKTYHVTGWKTGYVVAPPALTAELRKIHQYVNFCGVTPLQFGLAEFMAAHPEHVEELPAFYQAKRDLFCGLLADSRFTFIPAPGTYFQLADYSAIRPDLDDVAMAEWLTREHGVAAIPVSVFYQSAPRDLRLVRFCFAKREETLRQAAEKLCAV; encoded by the coding sequence ATGCTCGTCAGCAAACTGCCTAACGTCGGCACCACCATCTTCACGCGGATGTCCCAGCTTGCGCTGGATACCGGTGCGATCAATCTGTCCCAGGGTTTCCCTGATTTCGACGGGCCGCAGGCGCTGCGCGTGGCCGTCGCACGTCACGTCATGGAAGGGCGCAACCAGTATTCGCCGATGACCGGCCTGCCGAGTCTGCGCCAGCAGGTAGCGGCCAAGATTGCGCGTGTCTACGGCGTGCAGCGCGACGCCGACAGCGAGATCACCATCACCCCTGGGGCCACCGAAGCGATCTTCTGTGCCGTGCAGGCGCTGATCCGGGCGGGCGACGAGGCCATCGTGCTCGATCCCTGCTACGACAGCTACGAACCGTCGGTAGAACTGGCCGGTGGTCGCTGCGTGCATGTTCCACTGGCCCTGCCGGATTTCGCCGTGGACTGGCAGCGCCTGGCTGACGCCATTACCCCACGTACACGGCTGATCTTCCTCAACTCGCCGCATAACCCCAGCGGTGCGCTGCTGACCCGTGCCGACCTGGACCGCCTTGCCGAGCTGATCCGTGGCCGTGATATCCATGTGATCAGCGATGAGGTCTACGAGCACCTGATCTACGACGGCCAGCGCCACGCCAGTGTGCTGGTGCATGAAGAGCTGTACCAGCGCGCCTTCGTGGTCAGCTCTTTCGGCAAGACCTACCACGTTACTGGCTGGAAGACCGGCTATGTGGTGGCGCCGCCGGCGTTGACCGCCGAACTGCGCAAGATCCACCAGTACGTCAACTTCTGCGGGGTGACGCCGCTGCAGTTCGGTCTGGCCGAGTTCATGGCCGCGCATCCGGAACATGTCGAGGAGTTGCCGGCTTTCTATCAGGCCAAGCGCGATCTGTTCTGCGGTTTGCTGGCCGACTCGCGCTTCACCTTCATCCCTGCGCCGGGCACCTATTTCCAACTGGCCGACTATTCGGCCATCCGCCCGGATCTGGACGACGTGGCCATGGCCGAGTGGCTGACCCGCGAGCACGGCGTGGCGGCGATCCCGGTTTCGGTGTTCTACCAGTCGGCGCCCAGGGACCTGCGTCTGGTGCGCTTCTGCTTTGCCAAGCGCGAGGAAACCCTGCGCCAGGCCGCCGAGAAGCTTTGCGCCGTCTGA
- a CDS encoding amidohydrolase yields the protein MSNRPDLELALIQTTLAWHDPAANREHFQTLLERARGADLVILPEMFSTGFSMESAELAEPEDGPSSIWLLEQAQAVGAVICGSLIIRTADGSYRNRLLWARPDGSLAQYDKRHLFRMAGEHKHYSAGDQQVVLELKGWRVRPLICYDLRFPVWSRDAAGTDLLLYTANWPGARRHHWNRLLPARAIENLCYVAAVNRVGEDGKGHGYTGDSQVLDFQGETLMAAGVADGVFRARLSSEALTAYRERFPAHLDADTFTMN from the coding sequence ATGAGCAACAGACCCGATCTCGAACTGGCGCTGATTCAGACCACCTTGGCCTGGCACGATCCGGCCGCCAACCGCGAGCATTTCCAGACGCTGCTGGAGCGGGCACGTGGCGCCGATCTGGTGATCCTGCCGGAGATGTTCAGCACAGGTTTTTCCATGGAGTCGGCCGAGCTGGCCGAGCCCGAGGACGGCCCGAGCAGTATCTGGTTGCTTGAGCAGGCGCAGGCTGTCGGCGCGGTGATCTGCGGCAGCCTGATCATCCGAACTGCCGACGGCAGTTATCGCAATCGCCTGCTGTGGGCGCGCCCGGATGGTTCATTGGCGCAGTACGACAAGCGTCATCTGTTTCGCATGGCTGGCGAGCACAAGCATTACAGTGCCGGGGATCAGCAGGTGGTGCTGGAGCTCAAGGGCTGGCGAGTGCGCCCGCTGATCTGCTACGACCTGCGTTTTCCGGTATGGAGCCGCGACGCGGCTGGTACCGATCTGCTGCTGTATACCGCCAACTGGCCGGGCGCCAGACGCCACCACTGGAATCGTCTGCTACCGGCCCGTGCCATCGAGAACCTGTGCTATGTCGCGGCTGTGAACCGTGTCGGCGAGGACGGCAAGGGCCACGGCTATACTGGCGACTCCCAGGTACTGGATTTCCAGGGCGAGACGCTAATGGCTGCAGGCGTCGCTGATGGTGTGTTCCGTGCCAGGCTGTCGAGTGAGGCTTTGACTGCCTACCGAGAGCGTTTTCCGGCACACCTGGATGCCGATACCTTCACCATGAATTGA